The Gambusia affinis linkage group LG05, SWU_Gaff_1.0, whole genome shotgun sequence region CCTGGTTATTAAGATGCTTTGTGCTGtggcaaacatttttgaaatattatttcaatttgtggataattattttgtttctaccTGCATCACATTAGCATCATGTAGGCCATTAGTGGccccgggccacactttggacccCCTGATCTGAGGTGAGTCTTCTGCTAAAACTTCACATCGTTAAGCCTTAAACCCTGAGAATCAGCCAGGAAAAGGTCAGGAAATGGTCAGGAAGTGGTCAGGAAGTGGTCAGGAAATGGTCAGAAAATGGTCAGGAAGTGGTCAGGAAATGGTCAGGAAGTGATCAGGAAGTGGTCAGGAAGTGATCAGGAAATGGTCAGGAAGTGGTCAGGAAGTGGTCTGGCTGACCCTCCAGATAAAAATACGTTTGTAGAAGCAGGAATTATTACAGTAACTAATCCTAACTCCACTATCTCTCTCTGCACCTCTCTCCTTGTTTAATAGTTTCCAGtgatttgatgtaaataaatttcattACTCATTCAtatttctcataattttttaCTTGGTAGAGCAGTCTAACCCTAATAATGTTACtatattaataatttaagcATTAAACACTGAGTCTATTTTGGATTAACGTAAAATGATTCAGCGTAATGATGACATTTCagtgtgtgtattttaaatTGACATGGTGAAATCAggtattattaaaacaaaaatgtattttttaaatttccagaGCATAGACTGACCTTTAGTATGTCAAGAGTTTCCCTGAGGGGTTTTATTGTTTACATGTAAATCAGTCCACACAGCACAGCTCCTGGAAATGACGACTGTGTAACCAGGGTTATGACTAAACAACCAGAAATGAGAAGCACTCAGGTTTTCTACTGTGGTCACTGAGACTTTAGGTGgtaaaacaagaaatacattCAAGctaaagaccaaaaaaaataaaataaaaatagaatttactctttttttcaaCTGAAGAGGAATAAAGGTTAGTTCACATCTAAGAGGAAATAAGTCAACCTGACCAGAACCCCAAAAggtcaccagaaccagaacacatCCAGTCCTCGGCTGCTCCTTCAGCTTCATGCAGCTAAATGTTGGTTTGTTTATCCACACAGCATGTTAGTCATCTTTTTAGAGAGTATTGTGTGATTACAAGGTCATTAGATCCTCACTGACCTAAAGCAGTGAAGCACCAGAAGGTTTGCTAAAAGGATGAGATGCCAGAGTGGATGATCTGGCAGGCGTTCCCTCTGCAGGCAGCGGGAACCTGCAGGCGTTCCCTCTGCAGGCAGCGGGAACCTGCAGGCGTTCCCTCTGCAGGCAGCGGGAACCTGCAGGCGTTCCCTCTGCAGGCGTTCCCTCTGCAGGCAGCGGGAACCTGCAGGCGTTCCCTCTGCAGGCGTTCCCTCTGCAGGTGTTCCCTCTGCAGGCGTTCCCACTGTGTCTCCTGCTGAGCTGTGTGTGCACCTCCTGTCTCTGTTCACTCACCATCGCGGCAGAAGCTCCAATAACCTCCAGATGCCACTCATCATTTACAATCTCATCTACGCATCAAGTCCAAAATGGTTTTAggatttacttatttaaaaataaatattgatttaaaagtaaataaataatcagtgATTCTGATCCATGAGgtatatttcattttctttttgtggcaATGATAAGAAAAGaacatggaaaataaagacCGCTCTGATCTTTTTTCCTAAAGTTAtttcatttacttatttactttttattttagatttatgcattaaatatattaaatacatCATATGTAGATTATATGATttctaaaagtaatttatttaaatcttttgtttattgttttttaaatatttcaatttcttttagAATGGCTCAAACAAATTAGGGGGGAAACTAATAGCTGTAATCCTGTCCCCCaaaaaaatgcctttaaaaatatttatttatgtagttagttagttagttagttagttagttagttagttagttggttagttagttagttattAGTTAGTTGGTTAGTTGTGAACcgttttttctaaaaatacgCTCTGCTCCCTGAATGCAGGCTGCAGCACAGTTAATAATTCTGTTgagattctggttctgactgtttttctttaaactgtctCTGATACAGAAGCTGTGGTTGAAAGAAAACTTTCTTTAATGATCTGCTCCTTTTTGATGAGATTTTGACATTACCACATCCTCCCACAAGGGGCTGATTCACTCAggaagttagttttttttaaagtgggtttttaaatgttcatctctttgaaaaaatgaaagttGGATTCATTTTATACTCTGAACAAGTTCATCTAAAAACCACATTTGTTTGAATTAAAGGATGCTGAAACCTCATGTTCAGCCCCAGATGATTGTCGTAACGGCAGCACCGCCGCAGAACAGTGGCTAATAATTCACCCACACCCACTCTGTTTAATTTAGCAACATTGCATAAAGTCAGACGTGTCCTTGCAGTTCACTGACATTTCTTGTACATACTGATTTAATTTGCAGTCATGTTCAGTGAAGTTTGGCTGTACTTGTTGtattttcatgcttttgttCAGCAGATTTTTGCTCCCTGCAAGTATCGTGAGCAGCTGGCTGTGAACTCGCTCGACCTGCACCAGGTGAGActcaaaatgtttgctttctgtTAGTAAAACAGTAAATGGACCCCTGAAGGAATGCTAACCGTCCCTCGTGTGGTTTACTGGTGCTTTTACTGAGATGCGTTGCCTCAAAAGGGAACtttccacctcctcctctgttCTTTCCGTAAGTGGTCTTTGCTGCAAGTCATGAGCTTCAGTCTTTAATAATCTTCTTCTCGTATCTGCCGCTCCCTCCCCCCACGCCACAccgtctctccctgtgtgtgtgtttcagttcgCGGGGAAATGGTTCTTCAAGGCGGCTGTCAGCCTCAGGGACTCAGACATCAACAAGTTCAGGATGTTTGACAACATCGTCTTCACCATACAGGACACGTCCAACTCCACTCTGGTCCTGACCGGAAGCATGCGGATGTAAGAAGTCAAACTGCcccactacacacacacacacccacagccGCACACACACGTGATGTTCTGTTTGCCATTCCAACACACTGATTTGGTACCAGCTCGTccttttctgctgcagcagctccaggttTCTGGAAGGATTTCCCCAGGAGAGTTGATGGGAGTTTTTGATCACAtatgtgaggtcagacactgatgttggatgagGCTCACCATTCTAATTCGTCCCATATGAGTTCTGTCAGGTTGAGGTCAGCCCAGTCCATCTCTTCCACTCTAGACTTTCCTGTTCATGGCTGATAATTTGTGCATTAGTGAGAGGTCATGTTAGCATGGCTGGAGGCCAAActgcttttcatttctgcaCTCGACGCTCCGCGTTGCTCTTGTTGACGTAACTGGCAGCTCGTATATTTTCAGCGCCTCAGTTACAGAAACCCATTTTTAGAATCTCTCTACGCACCGTTCTGAAGAACATATGAACTCTACAGAAGGCTcagacctctgacctctgaccccactCTGTGACTaaatatatctatctatatatctatatatctacatttagatatatagatatataaatatatatacgtgtgtctgtgtgtcaaCAGCGGATTTCTTTATTGATTGGCCATTTAATTGTATAATCCAGCACTTATGATTCCTGACATTTATGATCTTCTGCCAGATGGTTGAACTTTAACCCTTTACAGACCCGTTTaactttcagtttttgcttACAGTCCATCTTTGGACGTTGAACCCAAACATACGAGACGTTGGTCTAAGATACCAAGATAAGCTCCAATGTTTGTCTGGCTGCTTTTTAGTGAAGGTTGAttagctttttgtatttaaaaactgtAGGAAACTGCATCTATAAAAACCAGCAACAGAGGACGCGTTGCtgttcaaaagtttaaaaagggaAGTAAAGCTTGTGCCTGTGAATTTGCGTCAGTTTCATTGAAACCAGAGTTATTCAAGGCAAATAAAGCAGCtcagtttgtaaataaaaactagaaaagggaatctgacagcagaaaaagcaaaaatgattttgtttgaaaaatgaaactgttgCTTCACTCTTGTATCTCTCAATAggtcagttttggtttaattttttattttgtaggggAGACGCCTGCATAAAGAAGAACTGGACGTATCATGTGCAGCCGGGGAGGGATGACCTGCTGCTGGAAGGTCAGAGCAGCTTTTCCTGTCTACGAGTGTTGACCCAGAGAGGAGAAACGGATCAGGATTTGGTGGTTAAAACGGGTGGtggtgtgtttatgtttgtgtacGAAAACACCTGACATCGTGGATGTGATTCTCTAGAACTATTTTGTGAGCTGCTGGGGAAATCCCGGCACTGGTTTTGGTTTTCAAGCCTGTAGAAATGTGACATTCTTGGGAATGTGTTCATCTTGCCACTTTGCACCAAACATTAGAACCACTTTCTCATCACATGGAGATCCCCAGGGAACTGATTTGGGttaactgttttttattattattatcattcaAACTCATCTTTCTTCACTCCAATCATAATATTTAGGAACTCTGTTTCCTCCAGTTTCCCCACTACAGATAATAAACTTGCATAATAGCATAAACTGCCTTCTATTGCATTTACTGTCAGCTGCTTCAGATTTGTCAAAGATCTCGTTTATTTACAGTCAAGGTCTAATAACAACACTTAATAAGACTTAATAAGACTTTAACAGTTGTTGAAGAAATGTTTCCTGCAATGAAGACAGTGAGGGACTATGACTGCAGggagtcctctggacttgatagaGTGAAATACACGAACAGGAAATGAACCATT contains the following coding sequences:
- the apom gene encoding apolipoprotein M — protein: MFSEVWLYLLYFHAFVQQIFAPCKYREQLAVNSLDLHQFAGKWFFKAAVSLRDSDINKFRMFDNIVFTIQDTSNSTLVLTGSMRMGDACIKKNWTYHVQPGRDDLLLEGRPQRRNLLWSGMWANCSDCIVFQELEPPLNETDSEDSLNRFLLYSRQKDVDSEMLTTFLRNSACNGLTASVTLPHEKEFCI